Below is a genomic region from Bradyrhizobium sp. 1(2017).
TCTCGACGCCGACCGGGCCGCCGCCATAGTTCATCGCGATGGTCGTGAGATAGCGGCGGTCCATGGCGTCGAGTCCCGCGGCATCGACCTCGAGCGCGCTCAGCGCGTGATCGGCGATGTTGCGGTCGATCTTGTCGGCATCGGCCGCCGAGGCGAAATCGCGCACGCGGCGGAGCAGACGGCCCGCGATGCGCGGCGTGCCGCGGGCCCGGCGCGCGATCTCGTTGGCGCCATCAGCGCTCATGCCGACATTGAGCACGCGCGCCCCGCGGCTGACGATGCTCTCGAGCTCCTCGATCGTGTAGAAATTCAGCCGCACCGGAATACCGAAGCGGTCGCGCAAGGGATTGGTGAGCAGGCCCGCGCGCGTAGTGGCGCCGACGAGCGTGAATTTCGACAGCTCGATCTTCACCGAGCGCGCCGCCGGCCCCTCGCCGATGATGAGGTCGAGCTGAAAGTCCTCCATCGCGGGATAGAGCACTTCTTCCACCGCCGGGCTGAGGCGATGGATTTCGTCGATGAAGAGCACGTCGCGCTCTTCGAGATTGGTGAGGAGGGCGGCGAGATCGCCGGCCTTGGCGATGACGGGACCCGAGGTGGCGCGGAAGCCGACGCCGAGCTCCTTCGCCACAATCTGCGCCAGCGTGGTCTTGCCGAGACCGGGCGGCCCGACGAACAGCACGTGGTCCAGCGCCTCGCCGCGCTTGCGCGCCGCCTCGATGAAGATCGAGAGGTTCTTGCGCGCCTGCGCCTGGCCGACGAAATCGGACAGCGATTGCGGCCGCAG
It encodes:
- the ruvB gene encoding Holliday junction branch migration DNA helicase RuvB, which encodes MVSPERRSDDVGDTALRPQSLSDFVGQAQARKNLSIFIEAARKRGEALDHVLFVGPPGLGKTTLAQIVAKELGVGFRATSGPVIAKAGDLAALLTNLEERDVLFIDEIHRLSPAVEEVLYPAMEDFQLDLIIGEGPAARSVKIELSKFTLVGATTRAGLLTNPLRDRFGIPVRLNFYTIEELESIVSRGARVLNVGMSADGANEIARRARGTPRIAGRLLRRVRDFASAADADKIDRNIADHALSALEVDAAGLDAMDRRYLTTIAMNYGGGPVGVETMAAALSEPRDAIEDIIEPYLIQCGYLQRTPRGRLLTSHAFRHLGLAEPNRDPAQFGLFGTDQSEDD